The following is a genomic window from Serratia ficaria.
CGGGCTACGGTTATCCGACCTACCTGAAGCTGTGCGAATACCAGCTGTTCCAGCCGCTGTTCCCGCTGATTTCGCGCAACTTCACGCCAAATCACGATACGCCGATGGAGCGCATTCTGGTGCAGGTGTTGAAGAATACCGATCACCGCCTGCAGAACGACATGCGCGTCAATCCGGCGTTCCTGTTCGCCGCCATGCTGTGGTATCCGCTGCTGGAACACGCGCAGAAGCTGGCGCAGGAAAGCGGCCTGGCCTACTACGACGCCTTTGCGCTGGCGATGAACGATGTGCTGGACGAACAGTGCCGTTCACTGGCCATTCCAAAACGCATCACCACGCTGGTGCGCGATATCTGGCAGCTGCAGCTGCGCCTGTCGCGCCGCCAGGGCAAGCGCGCGCACAAGCTGATGGAACATCCGAAATTCCGCGCCGCCTATGACTTGCTGGCGCTGCGCGCCGAGGTGGAAGACAATCCGGAAATGCTGCGCCTGACCGAATGGTGGGGTGAGTTCCAGGAAGCGACGCCGGCGCGTCAGAAGGCCATGCTGAGCACCCTGGGCGATGACCCGGCGCCGCGTCGCGCGCGCCAACGCCGTCCTCGCCGCCGGGCGCCGCGCAAAGAAGGGGCATGATGATCCGCGTTTATATCGCGCTGGGCAGCAACCTGGCGCAGCCGCTGCAACAGGTTAACGCCGCGCTGGAGGCGCTGGAGCATCTCCCGCGCACCCGGCTGATCGTCTGTTCGTCGTTTTACCGCACCAAACCGCTGGGGCCGCAAAACCAGCCGGATTTCCTCAATGCGGTGGTGGCGCTGGATACCCTGTTGCCGCCCGAACAGCTGCTCGATCACACCCAGGCGATAGAACGCAATCAGGGCCGCGTGCGCAAGGACGAACGCTGGGGGCCGCGCACTCTCGATCTGGACATCATGCTGTACGGCGATCGGGTGATCCACAGCGATCGCCTGACGGTGCCGCATTACGGCCTGAAAGAGCGCGAATTCATGCTCTACCCGCTGGCTGAAATCGCCCCCGACCTGCGCTTCCCGGACGGCGAATCGCTGGCCAGCTGTCTGAAGCGCGTGCCGGAAAACGGCATGACGCCGTGGCATCAGCCAAAATCCTGAGCGGCCCAGTCGCCCCTACAGCATCACCCGCGCAATAAATCCCCCTTCAGGACGATTGGCGAAGTTGACGCGCAGAGCGTGCAGCCCGGCGATGCGCTGAACAATCGATAATCCCAGACCGCTGCCGGTTTGTTCCTGGCCCGGCGGCCGATAAAAACGCTCCCCCAGCCGCGCCAAATGCTCCGCCGTGACCCCCGGCCCATCATCCTCGACCGTCAGCGACCTTTCGCCAAGCGTGACCCTGACCGTGCCGCCCGCAGCGGCGTAACGCACCGCGTTGTCCACCAGGTTGCGCACCAGCAACGACAGCAGCAGCGGCTGCCCCTGGCGCGGCCTGGGCGCGCCCTGCTGCTCATAGCGCAACGTCACGCCCGCCGCGTGGGCCTGCCGGTCCAGGTCGGCCAGCGTCATCGGCACCAGCCTATTCCAGTCTACCGGTTCCAGCGCGTCCAGATCCGACAGCGAATCCAGCCGCGACAGCGTCAGCAGTTGATCCACCAAGCGCGTCGCGCGATCGATGCCGAGCGTCAGGTTATCCAGCGCATGTTCGCGCATCTGCGCATCGTCGCCGGCCAGCTGCACCACCTCGGTTTGCACCCGCAGCGCCGCCAAAGGGCTGCGCAGCTCATGGGCGGCATCGGAGGTAAAGCGCCGCTCGCGCACCAGCAGCGCGTTGATGCGGCTGAACAGCGCGTTGAGCGCATCCACCAGCGGCCGCACTTCGGCGGGCACCTGCCGCGCATCCAGCGGCGTGGCGTCGTCCGGCGCGCGCTTGCGCAACCCCGCCGCCACCGCGCGCAGCGGCCGCAGCTCGCGGCCGACCATCAAGGCAATCAGCAGCATCAGCACCGGCAGCGTCACCAGCCAGGGCACCAGCTGGCCCGTCACCATCCCCAGCGCCATATCGCGCCGGTAATCCCACTCCTGCCCGACCACGATGCGGTAGCGGCCGTCAGGGCTGGTCAGCCACAGCAGCCGCCAGCTGTCGTCATCGCCTTTGCGCTCGCCGTCGGCAAACCCTTCGCGCGCGCCGTCGAAACGAAAGTCGGCGCCGTTCTCGCCGTCGTTCAGCAACATTCTGCCGGCGCGGTCGAAGATGGCGAAGGCCAACGCGTCGTCGTCCTGCTCGCCGCGCTTGCCGTGGTGCACCAACCTTTTGGTTTTCGGCAGGCTGCGCGCGTTCTCGTCGGCCAGCAGGTCGCCGAGATTGGCAGTCGCCAGCCGCTTGGCGAACAGCATCTGTTGCGTATCGAACACTTCATTGACGTTGTCGCGCGTCATCATCCACGCCACCAGGCTGGCGGAACACCAGGTCAGCAACGCCAGCAGGCTGAAGATCAGGATCAGGCGCAGACGCAGGCTGAGACGCTTCACGGCGCGTCCCCCAGCGTATACCCCACGCCGTGAATGGTGCGGATGAAGCCGTTGCCCAGTTTGCGCCGCAGGTGATGAATATGCACCTCCACCGCGTTGCTGCTCACCTCGTCGTCCCAGTTGTACAGCTTTTCCTGGATCAGCGGCCGCGCCAGCACCCGGCCTTTGTTATGCAGGAACAGCTCCAGAACCGCCAGCTCCCGCGGCGTGAGCGTCACCGGTTCGCCGTTGCGGCTCACGCTGCGGGTGGCGGCGTCAAACACCACGCCGCCGTGCACCAGCTGCGGCTGCAGTTGGCCGTGGCGACGGCGGATCAGCGCCTGCAGGCGCGCCGCGACCTCCGCCAGCGCGAACGGCTTGCACAGGTAGTCGTCGGCGCCGCTTTGCAGGCCGCTGACCCGCTGCTCCAGCGCGTCGCGGGCGGTGAGGATCAGCACCGGCACGTCGTGCCCGGCCTGCCGCCACTGGCGCAGCAGGTCCAGACCGTCGAGGCCCGGCAGGCTGAGATCGAGGATCACCGCATCATAAGGCGCGCTTTCCAGCGCGTTTTTGCCGACCAGCCCATCGGTAAACCAATCGAGATTGAAGCCCAGCTTGGTCAGCCCGGCCTTGATGCCGTCGCCAATTAATTTGTCATCTTCTATCAGCAGAATTCGCATGTGCGTCCTTTTTTAGCCATTGCCGTCTATTACAGCATAAGGTTCTTAAGAACCTCTTAAGCATGATGATCTGCGCTACCCACCCCGATAGGGTTACAGTAGAATGACAGCACTTTTTTGCAGCCAGAGCCCTGCGCGCGCCGCGCGGCCCTATTCAGGAGACGTAGTGATGAAACCCACCACCGTGACCCATTTGCGCCAGTGGAAACAGGAGCAACGCAAGTTTGCTACCCTTACCGCCTACGATGCCAGCTTTGCCAAACTGTTTGAAGAGCAAGGCATCAAAGTCCTGTTGGTGGGCGATTCGCTGGGCATGACGCTGCAGGGCCACGACTCCACGCTGCCGGTCACCGTCGCCGACGTGGCCTACCATACCCGCGCCGTGCGCCGCGGCGCGCCGGCCTGCCTGCTGCTGGCCGACCTGCCGTTCATGAGTTACGCCACCCCGGAACAGAGCTTCACCAACGCCGCCGAGCTGATGCGCGCCGGCGCCAACATGGTGAAGCTGGAAGGCGGCAGTTGGCTGTGCGACACGGTGAAAATGCTCGCCGAACGCGCCGTGCCGGTATGCGGCCACCTGGGCCTGACGCCGCAGTCGGTCAACCTGTTCGGCGGCTACAAGGTACAGGGCCGCGATGAGCTGGCCGCCAAGCAGCTGTTGGAAGATGCGCAAAATCTGGAACTGGCCGGCATTCAGCTGCTGGTGCTGGAGTGCGTGCCGA
Proteins encoded in this region:
- the folK gene encoding 2-amino-4-hydroxy-6-hydroxymethyldihydropteridine diphosphokinase translates to MIRVYIALGSNLAQPLQQVNAALEALEHLPRTRLIVCSSFYRTKPLGPQNQPDFLNAVVALDTLLPPEQLLDHTQAIERNQGRVRKDERWGPRTLDLDIMLYGDRVIHSDRLTVPHYGLKEREFMLYPLAEIAPDLRFPDGESLASCLKRVPENGMTPWHQPKS
- the qseC gene encoding quorum sensing histidine kinase QseC, which codes for MKRLSLRLRLILIFSLLALLTWCSASLVAWMMTRDNVNEVFDTQQMLFAKRLATANLGDLLADENARSLPKTKRLVHHGKRGEQDDDALAFAIFDRAGRMLLNDGENGADFRFDGAREGFADGERKGDDDSWRLLWLTSPDGRYRIVVGQEWDYRRDMALGMVTGQLVPWLVTLPVLMLLIALMVGRELRPLRAVAAGLRKRAPDDATPLDARQVPAEVRPLVDALNALFSRINALLVRERRFTSDAAHELRSPLAALRVQTEVVQLAGDDAQMREHALDNLTLGIDRATRLVDQLLTLSRLDSLSDLDALEPVDWNRLVPMTLADLDRQAHAAGVTLRYEQQGAPRPRQGQPLLLSLLVRNLVDNAVRYAAAGGTVRVTLGERSLTVEDDGPGVTAEHLARLGERFYRPPGQEQTGSGLGLSIVQRIAGLHALRVNFANRPEGGFIARVML
- the qseB gene encoding quorum sensing response regulator transcription factor QseB — translated: MRILLIEDDKLIGDGIKAGLTKLGFNLDWFTDGLVGKNALESAPYDAVILDLSLPGLDGLDLLRQWRQAGHDVPVLILTARDALEQRVSGLQSGADDYLCKPFALAEVAARLQALIRRRHGQLQPQLVHGGVVFDAATRSVSRNGEPVTLTPRELAVLELFLHNKGRVLARPLIQEKLYNWDDEVSSNAVEVHIHHLRRKLGNGFIRTIHGVGYTLGDAP
- the panB gene encoding 3-methyl-2-oxobutanoate hydroxymethyltransferase; this encodes MKPTTVTHLRQWKQEQRKFATLTAYDASFAKLFEEQGIKVLLVGDSLGMTLQGHDSTLPVTVADVAYHTRAVRRGAPACLLLADLPFMSYATPEQSFTNAAELMRAGANMVKLEGGSWLCDTVKMLAERAVPVCGHLGLTPQSVNLFGGYKVQGRDELAAKQLLEDAQNLELAGIQLLVLECVPTELARQITEALSIPVIGIGAGNGTDGQILVMHDAFGVTGGHTPKFAKNFLAQSGDIRTAVQQYIQEVEQGLYPAEEHSFN